The sequence below is a genomic window from Denitratisoma sp. DHT3.
TCATCGGCCGGGTCAGGGGATCGACGATCACCGGCTGGGCCAGCACTTCCTCGACCGTCATGGCGTTCTGGAACTGGGCGCGCGGGTTGAGGCTGCCATGGAAGGAGGTCTTGGCCGAGACCATGGCGAAATGCTCGATGCTGGTGCCATGGCTGGCCATGAACTCCCGCGCCAGCACGCCGTAGAAATCGGCGAACATGGAACGGCTGGTGCCGGAACCCTCGGACTGGCCGGCGCTCATCTGGGCGAGGAACTTGTCGCGTTCCTCGACGTCGATGGCGCCGTTGAAGGCCGCGTAGCTGATGGCCTTGTTCTCGTGGTAGAGCTTCTCGAAGCCCACCACCAGCACCACGTCGTAGTAGCCGGCGGAAACCATCATGCAGGCCTGGTTCAGCGCCGTGGAGCCGCTGCCGCAGGCATTCTCGATGTTGATGATGGGAAACTTGCCCAGACCCACCGAACTCAGCACCACCTGGCCGCGGATCGACTCCTGGCCGGTGACCGTGCCGGCGGCACAGTTGCCGACGTAGGCCGCCTCGATCTCCTCGGGGCGGATGCCGGCATCCTTGATGGCATCGAGCACGGCCTGGCCACCCAGCCATTTGATGCTCTTATCCAAATGTTTGCCGAAAGGGGTCATGCCCACGCCGGCGACGACTGCATTCACTCTCATGTCACGGTCTCCTGGACAAGTTTGTTCCGACTGGGCCGGTTTAAATCATGCCGCAGCGGGGCAGATTGTATTTCTGGCGGATCGCTTCCACTTCCTCCTCGCGGCCGGGCAGCTTGGCCGGGGCCTGGAAGAACTTGCTCTGGGTCAGTTCGTCCACCACCGCCTGGGAACGGGGGAAGGGGTTGCCCAGGGCGTTGTACTGGAACAGCTGCTCGAACGGCAGGCGGGGCCGCTGGCCGCCCGCCTCCTTGGATTCCAGCGGGTAGCCGACGGTCTGCACGACGACGATGCGCTGGTCGTCGGAGAAGCCGAAAGCCTTCTCCACCTTCTTCCAGTTGGCGGAGCCCTGACAGCAGCAGCCCAGGCCCTGTTCGATCGCCATCAGGGTCGCCTGGGCCACGGCCTGGCCCAGATCCATGTCGGTCATGCCCGGCAGGCGCAGGTTGGGGCCGGCCCGCTCGAAGATCGGCACCAGGGTCTTTTCCAGCTCCTCATAGCGGCCTTCGCCATAACCCAGGGCGCCGCAGGCCACCAGTTCCCGCAGGCGCTCGGAAGCCTGATCCAGGGCGGGGCCATGGACGTACCAGAGGATGATGATCGGCGCGTTCTGGATCTGGAAGCCGCCCACGGGGGAGGGCAGGGAATCCAACTGCTCCTGGGTGGCGGTGCGACGATCTACCACCAGCGCCTGGACCGCGTTGTTGTTGCCGAAATGGGAGGCGATGCGCGCCGCTTCCAGCATGCGCTGAATCTTCTCGACCTCGACGGGACGATCGGGGTCCAGATAGCGGTAGGAGCGGCGGGAGCCGATAACTTCTCTCAATTCCATGGTCATTACTCCGAAATTACAGGGGGGGTCAGAAATGGGATACGGCCATCAGGGCCAGCATGGTGTTCTCGCCGTCCTCGATCAGGGAGGCGCGGGCGTCGCGGAACAGCTTCTCGACGGGATATTCGCGGCACAGGCCGTAACCGCCGAACATGGTGATGGCTTCGTG
It includes:
- a CDS encoding thiolase family protein, producing MRVNAVVAGVGMTPFGKHLDKSIKWLGGQAVLDAIKDAGIRPEEIEAAYVGNCAAGTVTGQESIRGQVVLSSVGLGKFPIINIENACGSGSTALNQACMMVSAGYYDVVLVVGFEKLYHENKAISYAAFNGAIDVEERDKFLAQMSAGQSEGSGTSRSMFADFYGVLAREFMASHGTSIEHFAMVSAKTSFHGSLNPRAQFQNAMTVEEVLAQPVIVDPLTRPMICPLADGGAAAVIVSERKARQLGIAKPVRVVSSVVHSFFEHPDGAAENVTSLSIEEAYYEAGVGPKDLSLVELHDSSVVTEMLTYEHLGLCKPEEIAGCVERGDFRLGGRLPVNTSGGLLRKGHPVGASGVAQLCEVTWQLQGRAGQRQVEGARVGLCHNGGGNLGNDTAVMNITIAMR
- a CDS encoding nitroreductase family protein — protein: MELREVIGSRRSYRYLDPDRPVEVEKIQRMLEAARIASHFGNNNAVQALVVDRRTATQEQLDSLPSPVGGFQIQNAPIIILWYVHGPALDQASERLRELVACGALGYGEGRYEELEKTLVPIFERAGPNLRLPGMTDMDLGQAVAQATLMAIEQGLGCCCQGSANWKKVEKAFGFSDDQRIVVVQTVGYPLESKEAGGQRPRLPFEQLFQYNALGNPFPRSQAVVDELTQSKFFQAPAKLPGREEEVEAIRQKYNLPRCGMI